The window tttcctatTGATTAATTACTTACTCTGTACAAGTTCCTCGCGATTCAGCAGTCCTGCTCAAGGTGATTAATGATATTGTTGATATTTCCCAGAGAGAGATGAATCTTTGTTGCAATTCGATTCCaaacatggtacatgtattaagttgGCTATAATAGACTTATCAGAAATTACTAAaacaggttaaaaaaaaaccgttaAGAATGCTTATGTATTGAGAATCCACTTGCTCTTCTTAAAAAGCAAAAAGAAGTTGCAATTAAACAAAGTCATTTTGGTTAACTTATGCactgaaatatttctaaatttatcAAACTGTACATAGCTGTTTGATTAAgtagataaattaaaaaaaatatcatacaagaTTGACATTCCTACTTTTATCTTAATGTAAATTTCAAATCTAaaagttataatttttaaaaattcaatatgaTAGCACTGTAATATATCTTCCGTCATTACTAAGGTTTCCAGTCTTCACAAAAGGTTGACCtatttacattaaattaaaaacaatgcatCAATATTTACCTAGCTTTCAATTTGttcttttaaacaaattgtaaaaacacTATATACTACTTTTAAAAAGGACGTGAATATCaggaatatttttcaaacaatcatTATTTcggatattttaaaacatgtaataaaaagttTGCCATTCAAAACGAGGGAAAAGCATAttggagattttttttcaacttaaagAACCCATTTAAACCGAGCTCTGCTTTTAAATtagaaacaacaacaaaacaaacataCAAAAACAATGAATAGCATTCTTACCAAGAGCGATATTCTAAAAACTCAGCTGCTGAGATAACTGAAAGAACTCTATAAAACGTTCAAAGCACTGAAAAAGTATGTATCACTTGATTTCCTGTGTACTGTCCAATCTAAACCTTATGCcgatttttacaattgaatATATAGCTGATTGGTTAGACTTCCTTTTTCCATTTCGACCGTTCAAACGATAGatacttgtttgtttgtttgttttgttttgtctttttttgGAAGGGGTTGGGGGTTGGGGTTAAGGGTTGgggttgtggtttttttttaacttttttatggGGGTTgagtttttttcaaaataaatggcaatatataaatagaaaaagttgtgaaaagtcaatGACGCATGCAGAAAATTAAGATTGCattcacaaaaaaatattaacgaataaacgtcattttttacagaCACAATtggacaaattttgaaaaattaacaaaatatgaaataaaaagatcaaAAGTACTCTGTTAAAGAAATATGGTGAATGTATACTCGACCAAACATAACCGTTCTGTTCATATGATTGTTATGAATCAAATCTACAGGTAGGATTTTTGCACAAGCACTGACCAGGTAGGATTATTGCACTAGCACTGACCAGGTAGGATTATTGCACTAGCACTGACCAGGTAGGATAATTTCACTAGCACTGATCAGGTAAGATTTTTTCACTAGCACAGACCAGGTAGGATTATTTCACAAGCACAGACCAGGTAGGATTATTTCACTAGCACAGACCAGAAAGGATTATTTCACTAGCACCACTGATCAGGTAGGATTATTGCACTAGCACTGACCAGGTAGGATTATTCCACTAGCACTGACAAGGTAGGATTATTGCACTAACACTGATCAGGTAGGATTATTGCACTAGCACTGACCAGGTAGGATTATTCCACTTGCACTGACAAGGTAGGATTATTGCACTAGCACTGACCAGGTAGGATTATTGCACTTACACTGATCAGGTAGGATTATTGCACTAGCACAGACCAGGTAGGATTATTTTACTAGCACGGACCAGTTAGGATTATTGCACTAGCACTGACCAGGTAGGAATTGTTTCACTAACACTGACCAGGTAGGATTTTTTTACTAGCACTGACCAGGTAGGATTTTTTTACTAGCACAGACCAGGTAGGATTATTTCACTAGCACAGACCAGGAAGGATTATTTCATGAGCACAACTGATCAGGTCGGATAATTGCACTAGCACTGACCAGGTCGGATAATTGCACTAGCACTGACCAGGTAGGATTATTCCACTTGCACTGACAAGGTAGGATTATTGCACTAGCACTGACCAGGTAGGATTATTGCACTAGCACTGATCAGGTAAGATTATTGCACTAGCACTGACCAGGTAGGATTATTCCACTTGCACTGACAAGGTAGGATTATTGCACTAGCACTGATCAGGTAGGATTATTGCACTAGCACTGATCAGGTAGGATTATTGCACTAGCACTGACCAGGTAGGATTATTGAACTAGCACTGATCAGGTAGGATCGATAGAAGATGTAAGAATAATACTGATAAATAATTAGATAAGAATTTGAATAAGTTTTTTCCGATATAACTGattcgtacatgtatatatgtatcttttaaattcatatataatgAGGTCAATCTAGTCACAGAGTTTCGTCGTTATGTTTACTAGGATTGGTGACCAAAATAGCTTTTTAGCACTTTAAATTCAGTGGTAAAAAAAGGTTTAAGGATAATTTTACATATGTACTTAAATCGTACTCCAATCCATGTTGAATTCTgtctttttacatgtatgttctttATCTGCACTTTTTACATATATAGATCTCCAAATCAAACTTTTTGGAGTTGACCAAACGGTACACGATCTAATAGTTAAAGCTAATGAATACAGGGTTCATAAAAACTGTAACATAACTCgcaaaataaaatacaactaATCAAATATAATTGTACGAGCAATGTTTTcctttaatctaaaaaaaaaaactatgtaagctaattaatttttttttaagtggcaACCTACCTTGCATCggtcaacaacaaaaaaacacgATTTAGGTCCTTCTCCAGTTATAACCCTAGCCATTAATTTGTTTGATGTTTTGTTTGCCAACACAGACAAGGAACGAAAATcacataatgatatttttttaaaaaaatgatatcaaaatataattacatttatattcatttgcTATTTAAATGTGTAATGTCATAAATCATGTACCTGTATCAATAACTATCTATGTTATGAAACATGAAATCATGTGATTTATCGTTTTTCAACAACGATATCTGCCTAACATTTCGGTTAAGTGCAAGCTAAACGTACATTTAAAGATGAActgaattttaatatttttgatttttcagtAATTGATGCTTCGATAGACATCTACATAACTATAGGAAAGGTCTAACTTGGCTGCTTCACTTATATACTATCTGAATTGTTTGCAGTGAAGGTTCTATATAGTGTTAAGACCAGTTATGGAATTCCACAATTTATAAATGCGACTTCTTAATTCTACATTTAACAACAATCCGCACATGGTGCATACAAATGAAATtcagttctttttttaaaatcaaatccgtGTCAATATGGAAAAGCATGTCCAGATTTCGTgtagaaaattcattttaaaaacattttaactgtaaaatgaaatgttagCATTGTATAAACATAATCCTAACTGTATGTAAGAAAAGAGTTAGTTGTCTAAAATTGTTTATTGTTGaacataatgaaaataaaaaacaaaacatttatgtAGTAAGCACTGTGCAGGATTTTCACACTTGAAgtatcatgtttttaaatagtCAAATATAGTGCATAACACGTACACTTTTATTTGTCTCACTTTAGAgttaagatatttatttttgccGTCATAATCCTATTATActtcagttttgtttttttttttttgaaaactttactCAGGTGAAAAAATGCACCCTTGGCGCAAGCACAAGAACACAAAACACTGTAAATACACATCTACTAAGATCACAGTACTTACATGTACCGACACCAGAAGGCATTGCAGCCACTATACATCCAGTGGATATATTACATAACGACTGGTTACAGTTACATGTCTGCTGACATTCTATACCGTAATAAGGAAAGGGACATTTACTTGTACAGTTTCTTCCGATGTAACCTGCCATGCATTctgcaaaacaataaaaatataccaATATTGCTGCTTTTTTATTAAACATACACAGTCAGTAGCAATTTAGGGTAagtctgaatatttttttgaaaagtttttctACTGCATATTCCCGTCCTCCCTAAAACTgtcttatttcttttattaattccATAAATTAAATACAGCGTGAAAGGTTTGCGTAAATTTGAACAGCTCATACGAACATGCAACCATTCAGGCTACTGGAGTCAGATTACattaatgtaaaaatgaaacatCAGTAGTTGTATACTTTTGTAAATTTCTGTGTACcgaatgaaaaataatctaaaaaaaagaatgttgcTATGGAACTGTATATCATGGACGACATCACTGTAGCTGGATTATTATAGTAAAACGGTTCACACAATAGGTGAATAATAAGCACATACATCcaatttttgttgtttaatGATATCAGGATCGCTACTTATTTGGTTTGCAGTAAATATATTGAGTTAATTCAGACCAGACTTACGTTCGCATATATTGTTTCTATAATTCCACATGTAGCCAGGACAACACTCAAAAGGATATCTGCAAAAGCTCAAAGTAAATtagatatgtaaacaaaaagaacaCGACAAACACTCCTTCTCCTTGTCTCTTTTTAAATAGTCGTAGAACAGGGGTAATTGAATATCTAGTGTACATAAAAAGAAGTACACgttacaaatattaaataaagaaCTTACATGCATCctttaagttgtttttttattctctACCATCTTTTGCTAAAGCATCATTATACACTGTTTAAGGTGTTATTGTTTTCACCAATAATCGCTTAAGCATATTTATACAGATTTAGTTAGCCTGAAGTTTTGTCAAAACTgcatttatttctgttttttttctttgaaaacgcCACTTCTATTGCTTCAGGCCCAATTTATGATGCAGTATTTGACTAAAGTTAAAACTTGGTACACAAAGTTATTTGACGTGATTGAATACATGGAAAAAGGGAAATATAGGTTCTTTCAAAATATGTCTATATATCTCTTAAGTAGTTACAAAACTTTAAATGTAGCGTAAATCgaacattcaaaataaaaataatgttaattatAATCTTtagtaaaatcaaaatcttgactTAAGtcataacattttcattttttttcttaaaaaatcaaactttaagAAAGATACCCATATaataataccaaaaaaaaaaattgtacaacgAATCCCGAGAATCCCCGGATATATAACTCGTCAGATTTTTAGCTGGTTtaatctttgtttacatgtaattgagaaattatttttctcttgttaattttttctatCATAAAGGTAAAGTTTGTTAAAGTAAGATATATCTAAATATGAGCTTCATGTGCATGTTGATTTAAATTGTCTTTTTAATGAAGTGGCAGGTGTGTTtatgtaaaaagaaaagaaaccaacAGGTATGGAAACGGTACCCTTGATGAGATAATAAGTTATAAATGAAttctaaagaatttttttttctataaatgaCGGTATGAGTTCTAACCTACAATTAAAGCTGCTGCCTTAGTTAATATTGAATCTACTCAGATATCTAGTTGACAGTATATGCAGTCTTTTCTAGATTCTTAATACCGTATAACTGGATTTTTCTACGGGGTACTATTCTTTGCGAAATTCTGCGATCAAGTCTTAATCGCAAAAAAAATCAATCGCAAAAAATACGTCATGAAATGTCCCCATAAAAATACCCCTTTCGAGGCCTCTTCATAGAGTCCGAATTCACGCTTCGTTGCGTAATACAGGTATCGATAATTGGTCAATGAATACCCCGTAGTTAGTAGTCACTTCTTCACTCTTTCccagcaaaaaataaaaattaacttttttgtttaaatgtctagtaataaaattcaataaaaatagaCATTAGTGTCAAAGTGAAATCGCAAAAatgaaaaccacaaaaaataaatatacctatTGCTGAATCAAATCGCAAAAATTTGCACCAGCATTAAAAACCAGTTATACGGtgtgcattttatttatctatcaTATTTACATATCCAATATCAGACATTTACTCTTTTTTTTAGATTAGTTTGAAAACTTTATAATAAATAGAGAAGCTTTCTAAATTTAGAATAGTTTGCCTCGGACAATTAACTTTACAGTTTAAGAATGGGCACCCATTATCATAATCTgcactttaaaaaaactttaaaacaccGTTGCTCATTAAATCAACCAACGGCGACTCAATGTCTAATACAAATCAAGACGTACAGGAAGATGTATGGCTACGTacatgtttaataatttatCCAGGTAAATTGACAACTTTAAACTGTCTGGGgatgatttaattgatatcaCATTGCTGTTGTCACTGTCGAGCTCCTTACAAATGCTACACATAAAAGTTAGTCTGCATTGTTTCAAAggttgttatcaaataaaaagagttgtatttttttttaatcgttttGATACAAAAACAACTTTAATAGCATATGTCAGGTGAAAGACTTATATGGTTATCAAACAAAAACGAaacaaggaaataaataatatacaaaaataaacaaaacaaagaaaaaactaaaCTAAAGGAAACAAACAACCCTCACCCTAAACATCTAGGAATGTCTTCAAATGAGTGTCGTATTCCAAATATCTGTATCTGTATGACGATGAGTCTGAAGCTTGTATTGTGGATCTTTTCAAACATGTCCTCTGACGTTATTTAGACACGttcaactttttgttattttttcccagaattgttcattttaaaatgttgtacTACAGAGTATTGAATCACAGAATAAAACATTTCTCTAAGCCATTTTCTCACAAGTCATGTATTTTGAACTTGGTTCGCATGTCTTTTGTTTCCTTCTCATTATTTTAGCATTTCCTGATATAAAACGTGCATGTTTTTAATCGATGTAATAAAGGATACCATTTTAAGGAAACGCGTTAGAAATAACACAACTTTTGATTTGAGGAAGTACACTGGCAAAGGACATTCACGCGCACGTCATTATTGAAGatgcattgaagttataaatcCAATTTCCTCAAACATAGGATTCTGACATCGCTGGTTTACAATTAAATGGTTATCCATATGCATGACAAATAGGACAATAGTTTTCAAGGAGTTAATATTTTCATACTTAATCTGGCAAATACTGCATTTACTAGCTTGCTGTACATCAAATTATAGAAGTCAACTATAGAGAAAAAAACTACACCACGGTCATCAACGATGTTCtatagatttaaaacattaattactGTCAGTATGTATTCTGTTGTTTATGATAACCACATTTGAGAATGTCTGTAAATCCTCCAAGAGCTCCTCCAATCCTAATCCCAGTCGACATTTTTAATATAGCTTAATTCTAGATTTTTTGGAAATGGACACTTTTAAGGTGCTTCAGACCAATATATATTTAGATCGAATAAGGACCTTCGTACAAAATTAAgtgt is drawn from Crassostrea angulata isolate pt1a10 chromosome 5, ASM2561291v2, whole genome shotgun sequence and contains these coding sequences:
- the LOC128185567 gene encoding multiple epidermal growth factor-like domains protein 6, encoding MFEKIHNTSFRLIVIQIQIFGIRHSFEDIPRCLGYPFECCPGYMWNYRNNICEQCMAGYIGRNCTSKCPFPYYGIECQQTCNCNQSLCNISTGCIVAAMPSGVGTCKYCDLSRCVFTVFCVLVLAPRVHFFT